One Desulfobulbus propionicus DSM 2032 DNA segment encodes these proteins:
- a CDS encoding type 4a pilus biogenesis protein PilO encodes MGLTSKKNKYDIFVDEKFIPFDKRYKILILVLAFILPVSLFYFGFLQQNLKNIENLKKQIQVSTDELNKVRRAARDLPKHQKELEDAQNEFELTSVLLPKSQEIPNLLRNISDLGKNSGLDFISFVPGAEMQKDFYAEIPIDIKIKGPYHNLGLFLDKVSKLERIVTVNNIKTEKAEQVEGEMLLSSSCRLVTYRFTNVPAPPPEQKGKKGKK; translated from the coding sequence ATGGGTTTGACATCCAAGAAAAATAAATATGACATTTTCGTTGATGAAAAATTTATACCTTTTGATAAAAGGTATAAAATATTAATATTGGTATTAGCTTTTATTTTACCTGTTTCATTGTTTTATTTTGGATTTCTACAGCAAAATTTAAAAAATATAGAGAATTTGAAAAAGCAAATTCAAGTGTCTACTGACGAGCTGAACAAGGTCCGAAGAGCGGCTCGCGATTTACCAAAACATCAAAAGGAACTTGAAGATGCGCAAAACGAATTTGAACTCACTTCTGTTCTTCTCCCGAAAAGCCAAGAAATACCCAATTTGTTGCGAAACATATCCGATCTTGGGAAAAATTCAGGCCTAGATTTTATATCGTTCGTACCTGGAGCGGAAATGCAAAAAGATTTCTATGCTGAAATTCCAATCGATATAAAGATCAAGGGACCTTATCATAATTTGGGATTATTTTTAGATAAAGTTAGTAAGCTTGAGCGAATAGTAACTGTTAACAATATAAAGACAGAGAAGGCCGAACAAGTTGAAGGCGAGATGTTGCTTTCTTCCTCCTGCCGATTGGTTACGTATCGATTTACTAATGTACCTGCTCCTCCGCCAGAGCAGAAAGGAAAGAAGGGCAAGAAATAG
- a CDS encoding PilN domain-containing protein, with protein sequence MIHINLLPVREIIKRNKAKQQINLSIIFFGALVIVLIAFGYYQSNIVKKMRDTNAALQSEKKQYDKILAEIKKIDEEKKVLATRIEVIKQLKQSSSLTVHVLDEIANLIPFRRMWLKGITQDSAQLSLTGMALDDQTIAKFMDDLENSKYIKNVTLVSSSMEKFADRDLKAFSTSCTVGFENNDTAQRISN encoded by the coding sequence ATGATTCATATCAATTTACTCCCGGTCCGGGAAATAATTAAGCGCAACAAAGCTAAGCAACAGATTAATTTATCGATAATATTTTTTGGTGCTTTGGTGATCGTGCTTATTGCATTTGGATATTACCAGTCTAACATTGTTAAGAAAATGCGCGATACCAATGCCGCTCTGCAATCTGAAAAAAAACAATATGATAAAATCTTAGCAGAAATCAAGAAAATCGATGAAGAGAAAAAAGTTCTTGCAACACGTATTGAAGTTATAAAACAGTTAAAACAATCTTCCTCTCTTACTGTTCACGTCCTTGATGAAATTGCAAATCTGATCCCATTTCGTCGGATGTGGCTTAAAGGCATTACTCAAGATTCGGCTCAACTCAGTTTAACTGGTATGGCACTTGATGATCAAACTATCGCGAAATTTATGGATGATCTAGAAAATTCTAAATATATCAAAAATGTAACATTGGTAAGTTCTTCAATGGAAAAATTTGCGGATAGAGATTTGAAGGCCTTCTCGACTTCCTGCACTGTTGGATTCGAGAATAACGATACTGCTCAAAGAATATCAAATTAA
- the pilM gene encoding type IV pilus biogenesis protein PilM: MAKNEKLITGVDIGSHAVKICQLQKSGRTYKLLAVGSAAISPGAVEDGVLQEPEEVGRTISALLKNLRIKNTKIGISISGYSVIVKKINLEAMDDDSLAEYIKAEAEQYIPFDLNDVYLDFQKLPSKKEHSDRNDIMLVAAKKEVVNDYLDMLNEIKLKTVLVDVDGFALENIWETISEPMENVALVDIGASKMNINIISEGVSVLARDIVVGSEQLTMQLANTLDIDYAQAEKIKLGIVSAENFREDIEKIFNQTCTQWVLEIKKAIDLYLMNNPDKHLKYLVLSGGGSKVNGLKEYIEKETGLSVIAFNPFKKMVYDPKKFDENYLDSIAPEMAIAAGLAIRSASF, encoded by the coding sequence ATGGCAAAAAATGAAAAACTGATCACCGGAGTCGACATCGGTTCCCATGCCGTTAAGATTTGCCAACTCCAGAAATCCGGGCGGACTTATAAATTATTGGCCGTTGGCAGTGCCGCCATTTCACCAGGTGCGGTGGAAGATGGCGTTCTTCAAGAACCGGAAGAAGTTGGGCGCACAATTTCTGCCCTTCTCAAAAATTTGAGAATAAAAAATACCAAAATCGGTATCTCGATTTCCGGATATTCCGTTATTGTTAAGAAAATCAATTTAGAGGCGATGGATGACGATTCCTTAGCGGAATATATAAAAGCTGAAGCCGAACAGTATATTCCGTTTGATTTAAATGATGTCTATCTCGATTTTCAAAAATTACCATCAAAGAAAGAGCATAGTGACCGAAACGACATAATGCTTGTTGCGGCGAAAAAAGAGGTTGTGAATGATTACTTAGATATGCTCAATGAGATAAAATTGAAGACCGTGCTCGTTGATGTTGATGGGTTTGCTCTTGAAAATATTTGGGAAACTATTTCGGAACCAATGGAAAACGTTGCACTTGTCGATATCGGTGCTTCAAAAATGAATATAAATATCATATCTGAAGGTGTTTCAGTATTGGCTAGGGATATTGTTGTCGGTAGTGAACAATTAACCATGCAACTGGCGAACACTCTTGATATCGATTATGCCCAAGCGGAAAAGATAAAGCTTGGTATCGTTTCCGCAGAAAATTTTCGTGAAGATATAGAAAAAATTTTCAACCAGACTTGCACCCAATGGGTTTTAGAGATCAAGAAAGCCATTGACTTGTATCTTATGAATAATCCAGATAAACATTTAAAGTATTTGGTATTGAGTGGCGGAGGGTCGAAAGTGAATGGACTCAAAGAATATATAGAAAAGGAAACAGGGTTGAGTGTAATCGCTTTTAATCCTTTTAAAAAAATGGTCTATGATCCAAAGAAATTTGATGAAAACTACCTTGATTCCATAGCCCCTGAAATGGCCATCGCCGCTGGATTGGCAATTCGCTCTGCATCTTTTTAA